CCAATGTCTTCACCATCTGACTTACTTTTTGATTTTTGTACACCTTGGGTCTTTAACATTGCGCAAAATATTTAATCAAAAGTGAAACATTTAGCCAAAACTCAAAAGGACAGACAAATAAAATATCATACCTGACAAAAGGCCGTAATGAGTTCTGGTCTCAAAATACAAAACCTGGACCCATGTCCCGTGTAGTTAGCATCACGAGGTGTTACTCTCATCAAGTCAAGGAGATAATGCCTAACGCAGAAGAGAGACAGTAAGTTGAGTTTTATCTAATACACTCCCAACTGCATAATGTATCAGCTAGCTACTTGAGTTATCCTCAAGAGGCAAGATACGCAAGAAAATGGTTGGTGAAAAGTTGAATTGAACAGATTAAAAGGTCTTTAAGATGATTAGTAGCCAAGTTCACCTATCATCACTACCAATGATACCCTTGCATTCCACCGGTGCAGCTAATTTAAACATGGTTTCAGATCCATCAAGAACAGCGTGCTCCTTCAAATGAAGTCGTTTTGCAGCCTCTACCACCTGATAATGGAAACAGATAAGTATTAATAATGATGAATTATGTATGACAAATCACTCATGTATGACTCAATTGACATGGAGCttaaatgaaaattaagtataggGAACACTGAAAGCTTCCTTTCACAGTCCAAATATGTAATTATCAGCATGCTAAAACAAGCAAAAATTTGTAATTACCTTGGAATGAAAATCTTCATTCCAGCATATTTTCTTGCCGTTGTCAACAGAACCATACAATAGAGAATCTGATTTATCCCCTTGAAGAATCCCTGGTAAAACACTCTACAGCAGAATGTGTACAAGGACAATGAGAAAAAGAAATCGACAAAATGTACCCAAGAATATTATTATAGAACTAGCAAAACAGAAACTCAAAATGAGGATAGCTAAATAAAAACAAGAAAAGCCCTACAAAAAAAACATGCCAAGGTCAATATCAACTATGAAACATGACTGATAATAAGATATTGGATTAAAGAGCATCCAGATCAAGATGTCAACAATCTCAGGTGTGTGGTGGACCTTGTCGCAGGCTGTTTCTCATAAGTGAGTTACTTTTTAggatacaaataaaataaacaatctgattaaaataaaagaaaaaaattgaacatTTTTCCtatcaaacaaaaaaaaagtaactGCATTTTGAAATTTTAAGAATTCCATTGCAACCAAAAAAACGATAAAATAGCCTAGCCTTAAGCACTTCTCAAAAAGCTGGAAACTTCACAAAACAAGACACAACTTTGAGATTTCACAAGTGACCTTGAGATCCAAACCCCACACCTCAACAATGGGGGGTTTAACCAAGTATTCTACTATattggaaaaaaatatatataaattagtatATATACACTTCAAAGAAAGACAAGAAAGAGAAATTATAAGCTTTCACTCCAACCTGAGCAACAACTCTATGACCCCTGTAATCAACTATAGCCATTGCAAGATTATAAAGGCCAGGGACATCAGCTTCCTGGTATGCTTTGGTGCCTTTTAAATCATTATTAGCAGAAGCATATGTGGCTTGCTCAGTCTCAGCTGACGAAGTCTCAGAAGATACATCAGGAGCAAGTTCTGTGACATTATCAAGTTCCTCTCTACACGATTTATCACATTTGTCCCCATTGGCAATTCCACCTTTGGATGCCTTTTCAGATAAAGAGTCCGTATTGCCGCTTTTAAACTTATCTGATACACATTTCTTGCTCAGATCTTCAAGATCGGCATCAATAGCAAAACTGAAGAATATATTATTGTGGACATACCTAAAAGAAAACCACAACAGAAAAAGCTTAATCCACCAAACAAGACACAAATTGAGGGTATGgtatgaaaaaaaaaagcaatgaACTGAGACACAGAATCAGAGAGGTACAAGTACAACAATGATTTAATTCCTAAACAATTGCACCAAATATAATAGAAGAAATCATGTATATACCTCTCCCGTGTAATTTTCTATACTTAATTTCAATAAAACTCTCTCttctaataataacaataaataagTTTCCCCATTTGCTCTACAATTCACATAGAGAAGACTAATCACGTAgctgggttttttttttaaaaaaaaaaaaacagcccCAAAGTTGAACATGATTCATTCTAAAGATAAAAGAGCCTACAGCTTTACTCGTATGTGCATATGTACGTTTTGCATGAGCCTATTTTGTCCACACGTGATATACAacataaattatattttaagttAGCATCCAAAATAAGTAAAacattaaagtaaaataaattaCCAAAACAAGCAGCATTAAGGCCCAATATATATTATTTGGAACATTAAACTCAATAACTACATTTTAGTAACGAAAAAAAATGCCAAACATATAAATTCAACAGCCTCAACACATAAAATTTTGGCCATTAAAATGTCGTTGAAAATGGTTTACTTAAATACAATTTCGGCAGTGAGTGGTGAAAGGATACAACTCTTAGGCACTGAAGATAACCTATGAAACATTTTCATTAGAGCAAAATATACTTAAAACTAAACAATTTTTATCAGGTCATACTGACATGTGAAAGCACTCGGGGTCAGTAGGATTTATGGGAGGTATGCATCTGTTGATTACACCAATAGCACCACTTATTGCAGCATCAACAAAGTCTGAAGTTACTTTGTAGAGAGCCCGATCCCGCAAAATTCTGCAGAATATAATCTTGAAGTTAGAACATTATACAAAAAATAAGTACTTTAAAATGATCTGTTATTCACAACATTGACAAAACTTAGGCTGATAAAGCCCATTAAAGGTTGCATACCTCTCTTGAGGAGTAGTATCGGGAAATTCCCGGCAAGATTGCAACTCCTCATTCCAATCTCGTTGCATACCAATCAGCTCACTTCCATATGAGAGAACAAGAGCATCCTCTGCTCTGGCCGCATCACGCTTGTGATCTGACAAAGTGGTGATATTTTCACACGTGAAGAGACATCAGACAAAAACTACAAGGTTGCAAGTCCTACAACCCTGGGTAAAATGGATATGTATAAGGTTGCCAAGCAAAACATCACATGCAATGGAAAACAAGATTATTTAATAGAATCTGGGATGGCAATGCAACCACCACCACTTACATTGACTTTCAAACACCTCAGTAATTACAACTAAAGAGAATCAAGTTTCATGCAAACTCAATGATCGTGGGGCCATTAAATCTTTAAAATGCAACTTCAGCTTTTATCCTAAATGCAcaagacatttcatttactgcatCTTTATTTTCTGTTATGTTCGATTTTCTGAGGTTAGTTTGGTGTAAATTATAGTTCCAGACAAACCTATTTGGTGTAACCAGTTGAGTTGCCAACTCATATAGATCAAGACAAAAATTCCAGAATCAGTACAACAAATTGCCACATGTAAGACACATGACCTCAAACTCAATATTAAAAACCACACTTTCCCTCTACTTAAGGAAACTTCGTTATATAAATAACCAATCAAATGACAAATCAAACTAATAGGATGGTGCAACTCACCAGAAACAGGATATGATCCAAGCCAAGAGTTTGGAGGCAACAGAGATTGAACATTTTCAAAAGGATGTGCAGAAGCTCTCCGCTCCAAAATTTCACGAAAAGCTTCAAAATTAGGAATAAAAAAACCAattagatttttttaataaaatccaAAGTGACAACCTAATATAATTACCTTTTTTAAACTTAGAGCTGATTTTCTGCAAGAGCCCAACAAGAGTGGTTGCTTCATAATTAGCTTTACTTGGCCGGGGGTCAAGTGTGTTCCCTGTGCTTGAATTGACATAAAAGAGCTTTGATGTTCCAGTGATACAAAATTTATTTCCCTCCAAGGTTACAACATCCAAATATATCAAATCTCCAACGAGCCTAGCAATCACCAATACCCAAGAGCACGTGAAGACATAATCAACaacaatatatattattatttcaaGAGAAAATGAGTCAATATGTTCAGAAAGCAATCTCACCGTCTATAGCTTGGAGGAGGATTGAGAGATGAAAAAACAATACTTTCCACACATTTGATCTCTTTTGTGGATGATGATAGCAAATTACTAAGTGAACCAGAAACATCCTCCATGAAACCCAGACCATCAAGCTCTGGGACCTCTGGTTTCAAGGTATTGGATCATAAAAAACATAAGCAATACTAATAAAGTTTTTATATAAATAGAATCGAAATGtcaaaaataattgaaaaaatacaaaaactgaTTAATTTCAACATTCCTAACCTCCAGGACTTGTTTTGTTTTGTGTCATTTCATGCTGCAATGCAAGTGACGTCGAAAGAGATGCATGAAGTGATGAAAGAGAAAGCAGTTCTCTTGTTCGATAGACATGAGCCCTCACAGATCTATCATCATATAGAGCTGCCAAGACAATGTACCTATTAGAGCCCAAGAGACATTTAATCAAAAGGAAAAAAGATTAATCAGTATTAGTATATACCAGGCACCATCTCCAAGGAGCATCCACCAGTAGTTATGTCAGCTACCTCAGAAATCTCGTTAAAATCTTCAAGCTGATGGGTGGAGCCATCTTTTGTGTGCAGCAACAAATCGTAGCAGGTGAAGAAACATGTTTCCGGAGCATCAAGAAGAAATTGTCTTACATCCATTACAGAATCTCCCGGATTCAACTTCACATCAATGAGAAAAATTAGTAGAATTCAAGTTACCTAATTTAACAACATGGCACATAATTTTTAATAACTGACACATAGAAAACAGATTACTCAACCACCAAACTATTACGATAAGTAGTTGATGGTTCTATCTTCTGATTAACAAAAGAAAATGTTTGCTTAAATTGCCTGCACTCctattttgtaaataatttaaatagaatataaattaaatcaaataaaataaattaaaacaatttcgTTAGAAAAATCATCTCACCTGAAGCTCAAGCTTCTCGCCACTTTGTGTTTTGACAGATACAGGAAATAGATGGAGGTCACCTGCACTCACAGGGAAATGAAGTTACGCTTTCAACTTGGCATATAATGACTATCAATGTTAAAACATTTAGACAGTACGACAACTTTTTAATCTGCCAGGGATCAGTGTTGAATTAACATGGAATATTTGCGGCCAAACAATGTATGGATCGTGAAATGACTAATACCTACCAATGGTCAAAATCTATCAATATCCAAAGTAACTGCAACAGGATGTTATCactgcttttattatttttaaataaaacagaTATATATTACATACAAGAGTCAAGAGTTGTACAGATGAAAGGATTGCATTCGAATCTCGACCTTTAGTATCCATAAGTTGAACAGATGAAAGGTGGTAGCAATGTTTAAAAAGGCTAGTTAGAGCATGAAGCAGTTTTGCCCAGCTAAGGCAATGGGTGTTATAAAAAAAAGAGCTACGCATCTAATATAAGTTTATAGTAATGAAAGAGAACCAATTATGTAACAAGATAAAAAGGGTAACCATAAAAGTTCCAAAGATAGGGTGTACAATTCTCAACATTTCTTTTCCGTGACTTGGAATGAAGAAGGGAGCAATAGAGTTATTTGTATCAAAACATGCGGACCTAAGTGTATGCATAGACATATATCCTAAATTCCTGCCATTCCATCTCTCCATATTTGAAAATCAATTCTcactattaaaaaaattatgcatATTGTTAGTTCAATTTTTGATACACCCCAGACCTCATCGAAGCAAACCAATGGCCTTGACCGTCATTGGTCATGCAAATAAGTAAAAATACAAACACAAAAAGTCATCAgtgttaaaaaaaaatgtataatggaaaaaaaaaacgGAGTAATCCAATTATGATTTTACCTTGCTTTGCTTGGCTAGTTGAATTATCTGTCTCAGATTCATGCTCCGGCTTAGCATCACTTGATTCAACTACTACAGGAACCCCATTAGAATCGGTTTGGGAGGATTCCAAGGAACTTGATATATCTTTAGCAGGAGCATCACTCGAAATATCTTTGGCCGGAGCATCACTGGAAATATCTTTAGCAGGAGCATCAGTGGATACATTTTTAGCGGGAGCTTCAGTTGGAACCACGGTCTCAGTAGTAGTTGGCCCATTATTCGATCCCCTCCGATTCTTCCCTCTGTTCGATTTTCCAGCCATTTCACCTCCTATTCTAAGAATTCAAGTCTTTAGAAagtaaaaggaaaaaagaaaaagcaTAGAGAAActcaaattgaaaaataaataagaaataaaaaatatcattcaCACAAGTGCACAACCATAAATACAAAAAGTccatttttattttccttttccataaggaaaaaaaatgcaaatgagccttcacaccCATCAACAAACAAAAACTAAATCGACCAACTCATTGTATTCAAACATTATAATGTATGTAACTTGAAAATGAGACCAAGCACTAAGgtcaaaaaataaataagcagTCACTAAACAAAAGCATATAAATTCGGTGAAAACAACTACACCCAATCCAAAACCTCGAATCCACAGTTTATTCATCGCAcaatagaattaaaaaaaaacgAAAACTTGTATTGTTAAATGCAATATTTAGggataaacaatttatatgtatatatatatatatgcgcgGTAGAAAAAACATAAAGCTGCTTTCATTTCTTCAGAATACTAGTAAATATTACCTAATAAACCAAAAGTTTCTTCAACAAAAGCTCCGCTGGTCGATAAAGAAGAAAGCACTATATGTCAAAGTTGCAGAGACCAAGTGTAGACGAAAGAGATAAAAAGAGGTCAGAGGTTTTAGGTTGGAGGGAAGAAGTAAGGACTCAGGAGGAGGAGCGCAGAGGAAGTGGCTATGAGGCGGCGAGAGAGAGAGCTTTTTCTACGTTCCATTATTATTTGGAGACCCAATTCATTGTGGGCTTTTGGGCTCTCCTCTTGGAACTTTTTCTTTATAAGCCCAATCATTTAGTGCTGCTTGTGCACTTTATAAATATCCAATTTACAATCAAATTGAGGTATGATAGGAACGTTGAACTAAAAAAATTATGGGTATTTTTGAGGTATTCTTTAGGGATAATTGCGGCATTAATGCCTATGTAGTTCAGTTTATTGCACTTAAATGCCTATGTAAAATTTTTTacggcaataatgcctaccgttacGATTTTAGAGCAGCCGTTGGTCCCTGGACCGTTAAGGATATATTTAATACACGTGTCACGACCCGATtgggttaaattattaaaatttaaaaacaaaaacaattaatGGTTCAGGTTtctaattaaaaacaaaaaaaaaactaaccttcattaattaatttaacaAGAAAAACCGATTGTCTAAAACCAAGTTCTAAAACtaatctaaaacaaaaaaaactcaaaactccATACCCAGAAAAACGATGAAGATGAAG
The genomic region above belongs to Humulus lupulus chromosome 1, drHumLupu1.1, whole genome shotgun sequence and contains:
- the LOC133799719 gene encoding clustered mitochondria protein is translated as MAGKSNRGKNRRGSNNGPTTTETVVPTEAPAKNVSTDAPAKDISSDAPAKDISSDAPAKDISSSLESSQTDSNGVPVVVESSDAKPEHESETDNSTSQAKQGDLHLFPVSVKTQSGEKLELQLNPGDSVMDVRQFLLDAPETCFFTCYDLLLHTKDGSTHQLEDFNEISEVADITTGGCSLEMVPALYDDRSVRAHVYRTRELLSLSSLHASLSTSLALQHEMTQNKTSPGEVPELDGLGFMEDVSGSLSNLLSSSTKEIKCVESIVFSSLNPPPSYRRLVGDLIYLDVVTLEGNKFCITGTSKLFYVNSSTGNTLDPRPSKANYEATTLVGLLQKISSKFKKAFREILERRASAHPFENVQSLLPPNSWLGSYPVSDHKRDAARAEDALVLSYGSELIGMQRDWNEELQSCREFPDTTPQERILRDRALYKVTSDFVDAAISGAIGVINRCIPPINPTDPECFHMYVHNNIFFSFAIDADLEDLSKKCVSDKFKSGNTDSLSEKASKGGIANGDKCDKSCREELDNVTELAPDVSSETSSAETEQATYASANNDLKGTKAYQEADVPGLYNLAMAIVDYRGHRVVAQSVLPGILQGDKSDSLLYGSVDNGKKICWNEDFHSKVVEAAKRLHLKEHAVLDGSETMFKLAAPVECKGIIGSDDRHYLLDLMRVTPRDANYTGHGSRFCILRPELITAFCQTQGVQKSKSKSDGEDIGQVASHDSSVAGDIQDVTKEEKTEGVPAHDDYTSGSQEEILFNPNVFTEFKLAGNEEEIAADEENVRKVSLYLTDVVLPKFIQDLCTLEVSPMDGQTLTEALHAHGINVRYIGKVADGTRHLPHLWDLCSNEIVVRSAKHILKDVLRETEDHDLGPAVTHFFNCLFGSCQAIGTKGSVNNTQSRTPKKDQAGHQSSGKVSKGRGKWKGGASGRKNQSLYMNVCSETLWLDIQEFAKLKYQFELAEDAKMRVKKVSVIRNLCQKVGITIAARRYDLDSSTPFQTTDILNLQPVVKHSVPLCSEAKELVETGKIQLAEGMLSEAYTLFSEAFSILQQVTGPMHREVANCCRYLAMVLYHAGDMAGAIMQQHKELIINERCLGLDHPDTAHSYGNMALFYHGLNQTELALRHMSRALLLLSLSSGPDHPDVAATFINVAMMYQDIGKMNTALRYLQEALKKNERLLGEEHIQTAVCYHALAIAFNCMGAFKLSHQHEKKTYDILVKQLGEEDSRTRDSQNWMKTFKMRELQLNAQKQKGQALNAASAQKAIDILKAHPDLIQAFQAAAGSGGTGSSSGSVNKSLNAAMIGETIPRGRGVDERAARAAAEVRKKAAARGLLIRPHGVPVQALPPLTQLLNIINSGATPDAVNNRETNGLNDTNSNPSNGSAEGKIDQASSGEEGQAPVGLGKGLGSLDTKKQKSKPKASS